The following proteins are encoded in a genomic region of Mycolicibacterium rutilum:
- a CDS encoding WS/DGAT/MGAT family O-acyltransferase, with protein MTEGALDNRLSYTDQLLFLGQRATGQELAMQAVWVYERPIDLDGVRRFHENFGYGLFGRRIERSPLPFGRHRWVASPGPATELAIAETRPRSELSDWADERVQLPLDPEWGPGWHVGVLPMSDGSTAVSLVLSHCLADGFGGLLTIVDALKGNLRDFGYPPPRSQTRLRAAVTDLRATARATPEVARTLAAAARLGWRRRAEFTRPRATPPPVTGGDERVVAPAITIYVDLDAWDARAAALNGNTHSLAAGFAAKFAERVGRRRARDGIVTLQIPIADRVADDTRGNAASIATACIDPAGVTSDLAGARGVIKQALTSLRENPDETLQLLPLTPFVPKRAVRGGSDVVFNFSDLPVSFSNLGDIDPVVSRIDGSDADLMMLRGVDRHVSRQFLERRGGLLTVLTGRVAGKMSITVVAYRPGARNTKAELRTLAAEVLAEFDLDGLIE; from the coding sequence ATGACTGAGGGAGCCTTGGACAACCGGCTGTCGTACACCGACCAGCTGTTGTTCCTCGGACAGCGCGCGACCGGTCAGGAACTCGCGATGCAGGCCGTGTGGGTCTACGAGCGGCCGATCGACCTCGACGGCGTGCGCCGCTTCCACGAGAACTTCGGCTACGGGCTCTTCGGTCGGCGCATCGAGCGCTCGCCGCTGCCGTTCGGCAGGCACCGGTGGGTCGCGTCGCCAGGACCGGCGACCGAGCTGGCCATCGCCGAGACCCGGCCGCGGAGCGAGCTCAGCGACTGGGCCGACGAGCGGGTGCAGCTTCCGCTCGACCCCGAGTGGGGCCCGGGCTGGCACGTCGGCGTGCTGCCGATGTCGGATGGCTCGACCGCGGTCAGCCTGGTGCTGTCGCATTGTCTGGCAGACGGATTCGGGGGCCTGCTGACGATTGTCGACGCGCTCAAGGGCAACCTGCGTGACTTCGGCTATCCGCCGCCGCGGTCGCAGACCCGGTTACGGGCGGCCGTGACGGACCTGCGAGCGACCGCCAGGGCCACCCCCGAGGTGGCGCGCACCCTCGCGGCCGCGGCACGGCTGGGGTGGCGGCGCCGCGCCGAGTTCACCCGCCCGCGAGCGACACCGCCGCCGGTGACCGGCGGCGACGAGCGCGTCGTCGCGCCCGCGATCACCATCTACGTCGACCTCGACGCCTGGGACGCCCGCGCCGCCGCGCTTAACGGCAACACCCACTCACTGGCCGCCGGCTTCGCCGCGAAATTCGCTGAGCGCGTGGGCAGGCGGCGCGCCCGCGACGGGATCGTCACGCTGCAGATCCCGATCGCCGACCGGGTCGCCGACGACACCCGCGGCAACGCCGCGTCGATCGCGACCGCGTGCATCGACCCGGCGGGGGTGACCAGCGACCTCGCCGGCGCCCGCGGGGTGATCAAGCAGGCGCTGACGTCCCTGCGCGAAAACCCCGACGAGACACTGCAACTGCTGCCGCTGACACCGTTCGTCCCGAAGCGCGCGGTGCGCGGCGGCTCCGATGTGGTCTTCAACTTCTCCGACCTGCCGGTGTCGTTCTCCAACCTCGGCGACATCGACCCGGTGGTGTCGCGCATCGACGGCTCCGACGCCGACCTCATGATGCTGCGCGGCGTGGACCGCCACGTCAGCAGGCAGTTCCTCGAACGCCGCGGCGGGCTGCTCACCGTGCTGACCGGACGCGTCGCAGGCAAGATGTCGATCACCGTCGTCGCCTACCGGCCCGGCGCCCGAAACACCAAGGCGGAGTTACGCACGCTGGCGGCAGAGGTGCTCGCCGAGTTCGACCTGGACGGCCTGATCGAGTGA
- a CDS encoding wax ester/triacylglycerol synthase family O-acyltransferase, with translation MTPDPTLDNRLAFMDQAGFALERATGIVKLMQMVWIYDRPVDLDGVRRFHRNFGFGLPGRRIEKSPLPFGRPRWVASLGPVAPLDIAKTPRPRSEVTDWLDERAALPVDVEHGPGWHIGVLPLTDGGSAVTLVGSHCLGDGVAALLSVVEATVAARRDIGYPPPYSRTGFRGALTDLRDTVRTLPQTGRTVAAAARLGLRMREEPTAEQPVAAAPKPAVTAGDETVTIPAVNLFVDLAEWDAAATSRNGNSYSLLAGVAARLGVLMGRQRRDGTVGLLIALNDRTTLDDTRAQAMVFAQLGIDPAPVTGDLTEARIALRQAIKKAREEPDETLQLLPLVPFVPRRVLSKVADVFFGSGDDLPVSCSNLGDLEPLAGRVDGTDADYVMLRGVDQGVRRSVIERAGGQLVVVAGRINGKISICVVGYQCGAENTKNRLRELARQAVEEFGLSAEVL, from the coding sequence GTGACCCCCGACCCCACGCTCGACAACCGGTTGGCGTTCATGGACCAGGCCGGCTTCGCGCTGGAACGCGCCACCGGCATCGTCAAGCTGATGCAGATGGTGTGGATCTATGACCGCCCCGTCGACCTGGACGGCGTACGCCGGTTCCACCGCAACTTCGGCTTCGGGCTGCCGGGACGCCGAATCGAGAAGTCGCCGTTGCCGTTCGGCAGGCCCCGCTGGGTGGCGTCGTTGGGGCCGGTCGCCCCGCTCGACATCGCCAAGACGCCGCGTCCCCGCTCCGAGGTCACCGACTGGCTCGACGAACGCGCCGCACTGCCCGTCGACGTCGAGCACGGACCGGGTTGGCACATCGGGGTGCTGCCGCTGACCGACGGCGGCAGCGCGGTCACACTGGTCGGGTCACACTGCCTGGGCGACGGCGTGGCCGCGCTCCTCAGCGTGGTCGAGGCCACCGTCGCCGCACGACGGGACATCGGCTACCCACCGCCGTACTCACGCACCGGATTCCGCGGTGCCCTGACCGATCTGCGCGACACCGTGCGCACGCTGCCGCAGACCGGCCGCACGGTAGCGGCCGCGGCCCGGCTGGGCCTGCGCATGCGCGAGGAACCGACGGCCGAGCAACCGGTGGCGGCTGCCCCCAAGCCGGCGGTGACCGCCGGCGATGAGACCGTCACCATTCCCGCCGTCAACCTGTTCGTCGACCTGGCCGAGTGGGATGCCGCCGCGACATCGCGCAACGGCAACAGTTATTCGCTGCTGGCCGGTGTCGCCGCCAGGCTCGGCGTGCTGATGGGACGTCAGCGCCGCGACGGCACCGTTGGCCTGCTCATCGCGCTCAACGATCGCACCACGCTCGACGACACCCGGGCCCAGGCCATGGTTTTCGCCCAACTCGGCATCGACCCGGCGCCTGTGACCGGCGATCTCACAGAGGCCCGCATCGCGCTGCGCCAGGCGATCAAGAAGGCCCGCGAGGAACCCGACGAGACACTGCAGCTGCTTCCGCTGGTGCCGTTCGTGCCGAGGCGGGTGCTCTCCAAGGTCGCCGACGTCTTCTTCGGCTCCGGTGACGACCTGCCCGTATCGTGTTCGAACCTGGGCGATCTCGAGCCGTTGGCGGGCCGGGTCGACGGCACCGACGCCGACTACGTGATGCTTCGCGGCGTCGACCAGGGTGTGCGGCGGTCGGTCATCGAACGCGCAGGCGGCCAGCTGGTCGTGGTCGCGGGACGGATCAACGGCAAGATCTCGATCTGCGTCGTCGGCTATCAGTGCGGCGCCGAGAACACCAAGAACCGCCTGCGGGAACTGGCCCGGCAGGCGGTCGAGGAGTTCGGTCTGAGCGCCGAAGTGCTCTAG
- a CDS encoding phthiotriol/phenolphthiotriol dimycocerosates methyltransferase: MIEGIYRETLTKAVAFSHRHFGKIVAKYGYSIMTRRLGDDDVFFLNWGYEEDPPMNLPLDPADEPERIGIQLYHRVAAQEDLAGKRVLEVSCGHGGAASYVMRTMNPASYTGLDLNPSGIAFCRRKHPLPGLAFLEGDAENLPFPDASFDAVINVEAAHLYPNYTTFLAQVVRVLKPGGHFLYADLRGRDDVAKWESDLAQSGLEVVSCEDINKQVLRGLEKNSKRYQDLINRHAPPPLRRLGRDVGVTEGSPLYEEVERGDIVYRLYNLKKP; the protein is encoded by the coding sequence ATGATTGAGGGCATTTACCGCGAGACATTGACCAAGGCCGTGGCCTTCTCGCATCGGCATTTCGGAAAGATCGTCGCGAAGTACGGGTACAGCATCATGACCCGCAGGCTGGGCGACGACGACGTCTTCTTCCTCAACTGGGGTTATGAGGAAGATCCGCCGATGAACCTGCCGTTGGACCCCGCCGACGAGCCGGAACGGATCGGCATCCAGCTGTACCACCGCGTTGCGGCGCAGGAGGATCTGGCCGGCAAACGCGTGCTGGAGGTCAGCTGCGGACACGGCGGCGCGGCGTCCTACGTGATGCGGACGATGAATCCGGCCTCCTACACCGGGCTGGACCTCAACCCGTCCGGTATCGCGTTCTGCCGGCGCAAGCACCCGCTGCCGGGGCTGGCGTTCCTCGAGGGCGACGCCGAGAACCTGCCGTTCCCCGACGCCTCGTTCGACGCGGTGATCAATGTCGAAGCGGCACACCTGTATCCGAACTACACGACCTTCCTGGCCCAGGTCGTGCGGGTGCTCAAGCCCGGCGGGCACTTCCTGTACGCGGACCTGCGCGGCCGTGATGACGTTGCGAAATGGGAGTCCGACCTGGCGCAGTCGGGTCTGGAAGTGGTGTCCTGCGAGGACATCAACAAGCAGGTGCTGCGCGGGCTGGAGAAGAACTCGAAGCGGTACCAGGATCTGATCAACCGCCACGCCCCGCCGCCGCTGCGCCGGCTCGGCCGCGATGTCGGTGTGACGGAGGGCAGCCCGCTCTACGAAGAGGTGGAGCGCGGCGACATCGTGTACCGCCTGTACAACCTCAAGAAGCCGTAA